A segment of the Anopheles cruzii chromosome 2, idAnoCruzAS_RS32_06, whole genome shotgun sequence genome:
AAGAAAGCAACGTGTGGCACGTTGGCATAAATAATTTAACGATACGGTATTGCACCATCTCACCAAATAGGAATGGGACCCTGTTCATCTGCGGTGATGTGTGACTGCAAAATTGCCAATTTTACCATTTCGCTAGATTACACGGAAGCGCACGCTAGGTGCTGAACAAAGAAGCTCGGTTCATAATACTCCAAATATTCAAAGGATTGTACGAAATATGTGTCGAAAATTCCACGAATGGCCCAgacaccatgcgcctccatttgcAAGCTTTCGATTACGCGCACACGATCGAGCATCTTTATTGGAAACGGCCGCTTACACCCCTCGGTTTCGGGAAGCATTTTATTGCTTCCCGAAAGAGATAAAGGTGTTTTTGAGCGATATTTTCGCCAACCACTTCAAACTCTTATCACCAGTACAGAACCCCGGAACGGGGCACAGTAATCGCTTGGAAAGCGGTAAGACTTTCGGTAGAAATACACTTCAACATGCTTTGGCGTATTTTGTttacgcacacgcacaacgGGCGTACCGAACGGATGAGGAAGCTTCTCcttggcaaacaaacggcaaagACACGGTGTCACGGAGGACACCCTTGCGTCCTCACCGAAAAGAAAGATGCTCGACTGTGGACGCGATGCTCTGTTGCGGAACGTTTCGCGATTTTCATGCTGATTTACACGGCGGTGTGGCGTAACGCGCGCAAATGATTCGTTTATTTAACTAATAATTTCATGTACAAATATTTAGTAGTATAAATGGGGCGCTGGAAAAGGGGTTGGGAAATCGGGAATCATAAGAAGAAAAAGACAAAAACACCAACATAACCGCAAATGTAACTGTTGCTATTTGCGGAGCGGCTCCGTATTAAGAACGTGGTCATGCGTGGCAAGGCGTGCAGCAAGCGAAGTGACGATAGACAAAAAATGTGTGCGCGAGAAGAACAATAGATGGGGTTGGGGTGAAATTATTTACAAAGCAAAACACGATCTAAACAACTATCCGGCGATCCGGCTTTCCTCTATACAGCCACGATTTGTGCCGCCTGAAGTGTGTCCTTGAAACCAACATCATTTTGAGCCCAACGCCACCCCCCACAGTTCAAGATTCCGGACGGTTCAACAATGCAAACTACGGATTCCTCCGGATTTCGGCCGCACAAGATCGTGTTGCCCGTCGTTAAGTGGTGAACGATTGCGATGAACCCACAAGAATGCACACTGCACATTGCGGCATTGCGATCGGAAAATTCGGAGGCCATGTTGGAAAATGCAACGGCGacagcgatggcgacggtggtggcgacggaAAACTCCGGATCCGTTACGAAATTGAATGCGACACGAGTGGTGAAAGCGAGCGCCAAACTATTCCTTTGTGCGCCGTTCAAATGGATAATTCTTTTGTGGGCCACCgtccgcatcgtcgtcgtcgtcgtcgtcgccgtcagcgTGTCCGGacgacctgctgctgctgctgctgcagtgccgACGGCAGGACCAACTTCTTCTCTTGCCCTTTGGAAGTTGAAGAGCATCTCTCGCCGGCGCTCCCGAGAAACTAATCTCGATCATCTACAGTGCAGTGATACGGTTCCAGGAGTGGCAACTTTCTTGGAGCGGATCCTCCCGCCGTATCCCCCACATTACGGTAATCGTCTCCCCTGCACCGAGTTCGTGCTTTAATGGGGTAATAATAATTCGCCGCTAGTACCCGCCACTCCTGCATCGTCGGCCCATTTTGTTGTGGCGTCCTGGCTATTTCTGGCCCACGGCCCAACTTGTCCGGGGCAAACACACTGGAGAACAATGGGCCGCCCATCTCGGTCGGTGCCGGCCCATCTTTCACCGTCGGTCGGGATGAAgttcttcggcggcggcggaaaatgGTGTGTGCCTGGTGTGCCCCGAGTCTCCCTTCCCGTCCGCGTAATTACAGCTTGTTGTACCGGGTTCCGGGGCTCAGCTAAACTTGGAGCGATGATGGAGCTTATAATGAGTCCCGATACGTATACCGGAGCATTCACCGAGCCAGGGGGCCGCAATGGGGGCGcaaaaaataagtaaataaaaccGAACCCCCTCGGGGCGGCATCTTGGCGGCGGGAAGGACCTCCAAAGACTAGTTCACGCGATGCTCTCAGAGAGATCCCaaacttttcggccaccgtGCACTTTGAATGTGCATCAActtgttgtttacgttgacAGTGTGgcatggcgtggcgtggcgcgctGGAACTAATTCCTGTACCGGGATCCAAAGTTTACGCGGCAAACTACAGGAAAAGTTGCTCcttcgctccggctccggggtcCGGGAGTTCTTCGCATCGGCGATCGAACTTTTTCGGGGTCCGATGGCGCGTTGGCGGGAGAGGGGGAAACATGGCACAATGTTCGCCCGTGTTcgaaccaccacccggccggaTCCCGTATCCCGTGCCCGAGTTCCGTCAAGGTGTACATAGTTCGGGAAAGTAATGCCTATTGATAAGCAATGTAATTAGGTTTAACATCGTAGTCGTGTGTCGTACTGCGTGTCCTCGATTGAGCATGTCTAATGGTTAGGTCCTTCGAGAGTGAATTGGACCGTGAACGAGTATTGATAATGGCGCCCACATCGGTGGGCAACTTTTCATTTCACAATCAATTCGTCTTCCAGTGGATTGCGCCGAACCAACCAACGCGAAGATGGTTGCCACGGcgaccaaaaaaaggccgTTGTGTCGTGTTAACGGTGGCCCTTTCTTGGGGAGGCTTGGCGTGAACCGAAAAGCATCTTCAACACGCACAGCGTGACGCGCCAGcgaaacggagaagaaaacacTCGGACGCGGAGAAAATGGGCCAATTCGGGGTTACCTAAATGAAGCGACCCTAAGCAGGGTAAGCAGGAAAAACAGGGTGGCAAACGGAGCATTAAAGCCACTTCCTGGCGCACCCCCCCAGGAAAAAGGGATCGCACAAAATGAAGAAAAGTTCCACCATGACCATGCTGCCCGTCCCGGAAGTGCTAGAGAACTTGTTGTACAAACAACACGCAAGTGGCTAAACAATACAACGCCCGGGATCAGgggccgacggacggacgggtgaGGTGTGTACCGAAGTACGGAGGCACTTAACaaggacgaagacgacgacgcggcGATAGAATCGAATGGTCCGTGACGCGTAAATGTCCTCGGTCTCGGCGATGGCAGAAGTTGGCAAGTCCCGTCATGGAATCCAAATTATTTTCGCCTTGATACATCTCTATTAGAGTTCGACGATTTGGCGATTCGCATTCGGGGCTGGCACGTATAATTATGATTGAGGTTCGCTCCATCGaactgcttccggttccagttccagtgccGCTCCACAGCTGCATGAACGTCTCAATCTTCACACTCCAAAAGTCAGCACGAGGGTGCGTTGTGAAAGTTGAAGGCTAACCCCTCGGTGGGTGTGACCTTTTGAGTCCGTATCGAGGTGTTCACCGCTACCCTTCGGGAACGAGTTCAAGGGTGAGCATTCAACAAATGCGAAGGCGCCCAGTGGAGGTGGAAGCCCTCGCAGGACTTTACGCACAGGTTAGGAAATTAAAATGGCGTTCGAAGGGTACTCCGACGACACGCAACGGAGTAAACTTTCCGAACCGGGCCGAAACTCCGGGCCGACACACTAATGGAGCCCATTAGTGGAAGGGCACAACAAGAAATTATCCAAATTTCCCAACTTCCCGGTCAAACATCCGGGGGTCGTCGTCTCGCGATTAGTTCACCGAAAAGAACCGAAGCAACTAATTCTGTCGggcgtccggtccgggcgtcGGAAGGGTGACAGTGTCGGTGAAATGAAATCTAGTGAAAAACACAACGCCAAATTACATCCACTTCATTATACGGTAACTGTGCCCGTGAGTGGGATGGTGGCtgtggccatcgtcgtgcgagaaagaaaagtttCGCTCCACCCGGATGCAGTTTAGACGGCGGTCGCCATATTGCACGGGCCAGGGGTCCGTCGTTAGCGTGGCACGGTGCCGAGCGATATCCAAATTACTTTCCCCTCCCCGCCAAGTGGGTTCGGGGTCGGCGCCAGGAGAAATGACAACGACGGACCACCCCGTCGAGGACACCCCGCCGCCGTTGACGCCAAAGGACAAAGCAATAATGTGCTTTCGGATCGTAATCGGTTCGGCTTTTTTCCTGTTGCCGCTCGGACTGATTTCGATGTGGGgccgatacacacacacacatacggtcTCGGTGGCGGTCGTAAGTATTAGACCAGAGCACCGGCTGGACCGGGGCCAAAAAAAAGGTCTTAGGTGGGTTTCCGCTTCAAAATATATTCGATTTTGGGTCCAACCAGTAATGAAAGGGTAGctcagcaaaaaaaggaacattgGGACTCTGATTGGGTCTCGCGGGTCACCGGGTTGTCCGGATAAAGGCATGTAAACGGTCCAACACTTGCGAGCCGCCGTGTACTCCGAGGGTTTGTTCGCTTTCGGTTCTTGCCCATGCTTTGCATGATGATGATTAGTTTTGCGTTCGTCGTCACCTCTCTCGGAGTTGACCCCACAGCCCACCACGCAGGGGGTAAGTAAGTGGTGAAAAGGTACTTCAAAAACACGTTGTAGGAAACAGATTACACACACCCGACGGCCCCGGCATTGCGTGCTGCGAGTGTTTCGTTGTGGTTTTGCTACGTTTTCTTTCCGAGGCCGAGGCTCAGGGCCCTGAGAGAACCTGAGAAGGACAACTTCGGGGACAAAAAAGGGTTCAGTTCTTGCGCCACACTGCGCTGCAGTGGTGACCGCCTGCTGGTAACCACACAGATACACACTCTCGGAATGGTGTGATGCGCCTCGACAAAAAATGACCCACAGGAGGTCTCACTGATCCGTTTTTAATCGGGCACCTTCCAGGGCGGACACGTGGGCGGCACAGTAATCCACGCTTtccacacagacagagagagcgagagagggactGGTGGCCGGAAAAACATGCAACAGTGCGATACACGGTTTCGCGCGAACACATGGTCCATGTTTCCGGGGTCTCATTCTCACTCTGTCCCCTTAAATCGATATGAATTTTCCAACAGCCCGTCGCTAGGCAGTAAGCCCGGGCCCCCGTACGGGCAGACTGCAGTCGGGGCAAGTTCTTTAATTAAAGTCTAATGAAAAACGTGACCACATGTGCAGTCCGTGAGACCACCACCCGAGCGGGAGCCATCCCGGGCCGGTTGAAACAAATTGCATCAAAGTTTGCTGACGTCggaaaaaggaacagaaagaaaccaaaccGAGAAAATTACGAAACAACAGGGAAAATTGTGTATCGGCGTGTGTCCGCTTCACCATGTTTGCCATGTTtggcccccggccccggagggGCGTAGAAAATGGAACAACGCATCGGCCGGCGCAGGCACAGGACCTCCATCGTACGCACGCAAAATGCGCACTGCAAAtgcgggacacacacacacacacactcggcttGGTCCGGCTTTTTGGGGCCGGCGACAAGCGCATTTGGTGGCACCATTTTGTGGGACCGAAAACTTTGCGAAGCCATTTAGTAGAAAGGGACTGGCTGGCCAACAACCTTGTCGCAATCGCAAAcagtccgccgccgccgccggaggtcTGCCGGCGACACCCGGGATTTGCCATTTGGCCAACCACCCAACTTTGACGACGGACCACATGAGACTTTGTTTCCGTGATACCGGCACcaatcggcaccggcactggcactggcccgCCGACCAACTTTCACATTTGATCCCAAACTTTTGGGCCACCTACCCCCGAAGcgttgcattcgaatgcgcgTTGAAATACGAAAGTTTTGCTCCGTGCCTCCCCAAACGGGACAGACACGGAAACCCCGAGATATGATTCGCGTGCCCCAAACCCGAACTTTACTAACTTTGTTTCAATACATTTTCAATACCACAGCTCTACGATAAATTGTGTGCGGTAAAAAGAAGGGCCCGAATGGCCGCATGCAACTGCAAGCAGAATAATGTAAAgtacaatggaaaaaaccaatTCATAGAATAAAACTACTAAATCGAGTGTGATCAAGCTATAAACTAACGAGGAAACTTCATAAAAGAGTAAAGATTACTATCAAGTGTTGTGTCATCGAACAACTGAATTAAGAGGGAAGCAAAAAGAACGAACAAAGCTATACAAACAAACCGTAGCTAATGGAACTAgctagagaaagagagagagagacatcgAGAGAGACAAACACGAGGCCACTGTCTCGGCtcaaagtggaaaagaaaacaggaacaggaaatcGAACAGTCATTCCAGTGAACATCGAGCGGTTGATAGAACACAGAAAGGAAAAGACAGAGCAAGGCGAGAGAGAAATCAAACGGGGCAAAAGGAACAAACACGATCGGGGGACGGACGATCAACGGTCCCGGTCGCAAAACGAAATGGGAGgcagaaacaaacacaaaacacaacacaggaTAATCATCCAAAGAGTAGGTAGTTCTAATTTGCATAACCACACACGTAAGCTGTACACACCCGATGGCTTCCGTTTCACTGTCCCGACCACCATGCCGGgtcactgttttttttatgtttgggAAACTAGGTTTTTGGGGGTTGCATTTTTCCGGCACCAATTTGTTGTGCCAAAACAAGCAGCGGCCGCGGgacgcgaacggaacggaagctaTCGCGTGAAACGCGTTTACGTTGCACCTTCTCTGATTATGAACGTTTCGGGTTGAAGGATAACAACGGAGACCTGGCTTGGCCTGGCCGATGGGTCGATGTTATCGTTCAAACCTTGCGCCGCGGTGCGGCGTGGTGTGTGGAAGAGAATAAAATGCTTGTCGCTGGCCCGTTTGATGGgccacccggcggtggcagcactTTCTTCTCTTCGCAACATTTAACCACCGAAGCCCGGAACACCTAAAGGGGCCCCTGGTCCGGTGGGTGAAAGGGATGAATCTTTGTACTTGCCTTTATTAAAAACGATATTGTTATGAATATTGAGAATATAAACATTCCACCTAATCCATATAAATGCAGTGTTCGTCGACCGGTTCTATCCATTAGTGGTATTGATACGAGTGTCATCACAACCTGTCCGGGGTAGAgagtagaagaagaagaaggagaaacGAATTAGGTTCCTGACCGAGGGCTGCATTTAATGTCTTTACGGGGCCATCCCCAAATAATAATGCTGCGTTTTGAAAACACATTTACTCCAAACAGCTCGCCAAAAAGCTGCGGTGCATCTACCCGCCTCGTGGTTTAAAAACACAGACCGACTGGCGGCCCACTAGATTGCAATTGataaatgttgaatttaaattgaaatatgtGCTCGGCCGTGTTTTCCGGCGCGCGGCGGTGTCGTGTAAAGGGGAGCGCGCCGGTTTAGGgttcaatttcaattccaaTCCAATGTTATGTGGTGGGGTTTTCACGTCCCCACGGGGCCCGGTGCACGGCCCTGCGGTTTGACAGCCATCGATGTtggtgtggtttgttttttctttattttgttttatgaaaaacacTCTTCACAAGCCGGTGGAGTTAGGTAATTGGTGGTTGGCCCGTTGCGTTTGGGTCCAATGCAACCGCATTAGCAAACATCATCTACTGTAGGTCGGCGGAGGTGCCATGGCAACGCAAAATGGATGTGTGTACCCATTTTGGACACCATTTAGTTTCGCATGGTTCCGCGAGTTTTCAGTTATATTTAGCGGTTTGGGCGAGTCCCCTCCCGGTGTTGGTTTCCCGTTTATTTACCATTATTGCACCGATTCCTATTGTGGCGAATTTAGCACTTTCTTCTGTTAGACCAGAACTCATGAATAGCGACGTTGAGTAATAGAATACCTGCGGGAGACgggaagagaaaagagagagagaccaatATACGTGTTAGATCCGGTAATTGAATTTGACATATTTAAATCCCAAAAGTGCGGTCCATCGGTGGGCCGCAATAATTAGGCAAATTAAACtaatgtttgccttttttccgatCCTAAAGCAACTGTCGACAATTTGAATTGCTGGTACATTGGTAGCCCAAGCCTTCTGCGGTAGTTCTGAGGCGCATGCTTCCCGGTTTCGGGGAGCTCCACTTTTCTAATCAGGCAATTGCGGAATGTCGCACAGAACCCACCAGATGTGGCACACGTTTTTAATCTACCAAATGGCAGTTTCATTGGACATCGATAACCAACGCTGTCAGCCAGACCACCTGCCCGCCCGGTGGGAGAATTAATTACACATCATGGTTTTGCGCACATGGCGGCCATCTATTTTTGAGCTCTGCTCGGTGCGGTGTAATAACCACAGGAGAGGGCGCTCAGCAAAAAAAGGCTGCTCAATAACGTTCAATTAGCCAGTCATTAATTCCGGGCCTACTCTGCCAATCAAGCTGACGCAACCCGTTTGAGGCTCCCACTTTAAAGCCCGCGCGATTAACAAGGCGCGCAACACAGTGACTTACGGCATTAATTCCACTAAACTGCTGACTAAGCTGCATCACAATTCCGATTATCAGCGGTGCCCGGAGCGTTGGCGAACAGATGAGCTCTATCGTCGATATACTGCTTTCGGACTGCTGGGCCCGCTCTTCGGCCCGCATCTCCTCGATGTCTTCCTCGACCTGGTTCGAGGCCCTCAGCCGGCGAAGGGCTGTGGAGattgaaggaaaagaaaagaggACCACGAATGAAACGAatctcggtggccgccgtgagATGCCGGGGTGACTCACCTTTTCGGGCCTCCTCTTCCCACTGTTTCGTAATTAGTAAATATCTAGGTGATTCTGGGCAGAtaggtagtagtagtaattgTAATACAGCTGGACAGATGGCCAGCCCTAACAGCACGGGCCAGCCATCATTAGTTCCTAAAATTTGTTCTATACCCAGTACTTGCGATAATAGTAATCCTACGGTCACAGCCAATTGGTTAACGGTACCTAAACCACCTCTTAAGTTTAATGGAGCAATTTCAGATATATACATTGGTACTAACGATGTGTTTAAACCTGCGGAAGACACGGACATGGAGTGTGTTAGTTTCGGCGTCTCTTCTCTGgttcgcgctctctcttttGTGCACTTACCACAATTGACACCAATTATAAATCTTCCAAGGAATAGCATTTCATAGGAATGACTCATCTTAGTGAATCCCATTAGGCATGCACCGGATATTCCCAGCACGTTGTTCAGCAACAGGCCACCCTTTCTGGAATGGAGAAAGCGCGGGGAAGGACACTGTTTAGCGAGCGAACATTACGACGGTGCACTGGGGATTGGGACGCCGAAAGCCGATCACTAAATATTTATGGGCAACGAGAAATCGATGCATTTCTCATCGATAACGGGCGAAGGAGCTGAACAAACATCCATCCAGTCCTTCGATTGCGGGCTGAGTTGTTTGATTTGCGAAATGCAATTACACCGGGCCGTCGCGCGGTCTATGAATTGTGGATTCCTTTTTATGCACCGCCAACACGATGGTTGGAAGAGATGCATAAAATAGATTAATGAGAATGCATGACAGTGCAACCGGTGAGAGACGCGGGTTGCGCCTCTATCTTATCATACACATAggacaaacacaaaaccggcACCACACATTGTTTGTGCGCGTTACAAACCCCGACGCGATGACCGGAGAACCGGAAGGCCATCCTTAATGAAGATTGTCCGCCCGGGGTGGACATTGGTTTGACAATTCCATTATACATTATTCATAAGATGCTAATCGATCGAACACCCGGAGCCGGTCGGGTCCGCTATCGGATTCGTGGATCATTGCATTCGTTGGCCGCGAAATAAGAGTACAAGCCGAAGCGAGCTGGAGCGAGCCATTGCTATCTCTGCTATGCCCGGCCAGTGCATAATGCGATTAAAATTTATGCCCCAGGCCATACCTTCCGAATCGGTTCGCCATCCAGCCACCGCTGAAACCGCCGAGCATGCCGCCGATCGCAAAGATCGAGACGGCCACCGAGTACAGCTGCTGGATGAACTCCTCGCTGATGTCCTCGCCGTACCGGTCCTTGTAGACGTCCTTCATGAAGTTCTCGATGTTCACCTCCGGCGCGTTGATGACGCCGGTGTTGTAGCCGAACTGGAGCATACCCAGGACGGCCGCAAAGATGGCGTACGTCAGGAAGAACGTCAAACCCTGCGCGACGAATGCGAACAATCTTCATTAGTAAAAAGTGTGGTAAGAATTAAATGAGGTACGTAAACTGAACTCAATAATAAAGAacacaaaatggaacacaaaattGAACGGGGAACGGAAGGAGCTTTTATTCAAAATCAAAGTGCATGCATTAATATTCCTAAAACTAACTTGTTCCAGCAACCGCAGTTTCCGCCGATGCGTGTGTTCCTCCAGCCGATCGACGTACTCCCGCAGCTCCTCGATCTCCTCCTTGACCTGTTGTACTGTATCGAGTTCGTGTTTTATTGCTACCATATCACGTTTCACCTGTGGGCCGAAAGTTGGCAAACGAAACCGGCAAAAAGCGGAAGCGGATTAGAAACTGGAACTGCCCCGGAGCCATCGGAGCCTTCGGTGTCGACCTACTTCGGAAACTTCCGTCTGGCAGCTCTCCACCGATTTGGTGAGCTCCTGAAGTTGCGTCCGGATTTCGCAGAGGGCGACCGTCGTCTCCAGATGACGGTCACCCCGCTGCAGGTCGTCTAGCTTCGCCGACAGATTCATGCTCATCACGCTGACTTGCTTCTGCAGTCTGGGGCGAACAAAAATGGGAACACATATTAACATCGATGATCGAAGCCCGCGTGGAGCACGGAATCATGGATAGAATCAgcgacacagagagacagagagcgaaagagagcgagagagagagtgagaaataGAGCGATGGATAGGTTGAACGAAAGGCCGCGACAGTTATGGCTCTAATAAGTCTCAAGCGAACGCGAATACTCAAGCGAATGAATGaactcgtttttgttttggcgttttttttttgcgaaatgTTATGAAGCTTTTCGCCCGTTTCTTTCTGGTAAAGAAAACTTTAACAATATTATTGGCGAACGGAGAGCACGAGAttagtggtggtggcgatgaaaatgaaacgaacgtATCAAACACAGGTCTTGGCTACATATAGCTACGTGTTTTTCTGGTAAGAGATGCGACTCTTCAGAAATGCGCAGACGTGATGGATGAAGTGTGATGTTTGTGAGTCATGTGAGTAGAGATATGAGGTACACGGTACAGGTTGAGAAACGAAATCGTAAAGTAAAAATAGTGAACATAACGAAACGAGAGTccaacaaaccgaaaaccgaagcaTAGAGGTAGGAAGCAAGAAAATGTTGCAAGACTTCAGCAGCAGGCGCTCACTGCTGAGCGGAGCAACGTGGTCAAACTGATCAGATTCGATCGTCAAGTTTTCGTTCCCCCTTTAGTGGCGCATCGATTGTGCGTCATTTGTGAAGTACAAAGATGGAAAATTTTGACCGATTCGATGAAGCAcatcagcaggagcagcagcagcagcagcatcagacGAAAGCTGTTCGGGTGGCTGTCGCAAAAGCGCAGCACTTCTGTGCCCATTTTGCTAGTTTGCCgatcgaaaagcaaaacctACACTAACCTGGTCCTGCTTTCAGATCCTGCCTCGCGACTAATTTAAGGAGCTATTAAATTTAAAGGCCGAATCGGACTCTGCCACGGATCGGTTGGATAGGCGGCCAATGCGGACGGTGGTGTTTATGGTTCGAAAACTTTCCAGCAACCATTCCGGGGAACCGGttgctttatgctgcgcgcaACAGTCACTTTGGCTgcctgaaacagttttgggcaaaacgaaacacgaaccgaacgaaataaaaaaaagggtaACAATGTAACGTCGCTAACGGAATAGAATGCAAATAGAAAAtgagtggtgtgtgtgtgagtgtgcaaAACTTACACTACTACCCAGGGAATGTGTGGGGTCGGTCTTTGGGTGGGTCGGAAGAAAAGAACCTGGCCACTTGATGTGGGGATTTTTGTTCTCTCCTCGTTCCCGGGATGCTTAATATACACACGCTCACGCACGCGAGCTTTCGTTCCGCATGTCCTCCGGGGGCCGTCTTGGGGGCCGAGGAACCGGTTCTACTACTAAAGTTTGACACAACGCATACCGTACTCAGtccaaaacgaaaagaaatcgatCAACAAACACACTGAAACAATAATAAAGCAAACAAGGATAGATTATTATTGTACAAACCGTACGAAATGATACTCGGTACTGGTCGAGGCGAAACGAGAGAATGGAGAGACCTTCGAAGACGGTTTGCGGAAGCAAACCgtgcaagaaaagaaaacccaacaGGCAAACGACTTCCGGCAACCCGCAAACGTAACGAAACTAAGAGAAGACGGAACAGAAAAGTGGTGTTGGCCTCTGGGGCGAGTGAGCATGAGATTGGTGGGGCTGGTGtcagtctgtgtgtgtgtgtgtgtgttgcatgATGTGCGTGTGTCCGGGTGATGTGTGCAGCAGATACATTCCGGGATTGATGTGGATTGCTCCATTTTcgaaccacaaccacaacacgCGCCAGAACCGAACGGTACCTTCCGAGGCACGAACCTCTGCTCTACTTTTGACTCTGCCTGCCTAAGGAAGCCTCCTGCTCCTGCCGTTCGCTGTCCCGGCAGCGGTCTTTTTACTTACCCGTAAGAAATATCACCGTACGACATTTTGGACAACTTTGTTTGCTTTTACTTCGCGCTCGGCTGaaggtttaatttttgtttccgAATTATCTAAACTTTGCTGCAGCGTTCGTCTCTGCGTTACTGCTGCCTGTCTGCGTGCTTAAGATTGGCATCAAAGCTCCTCTCTGCGGCCTGATCAAACTCCACCCAATTCCGATTGCTAGCGAGACCGCTAGAGAGCCCGTGTTGCGGTTGCCGGGAGTTTAGCATTTGGTTCAATTTTGACAAGTGCTAAAGGAACGTCGTTCGCCCAACGGTTCCCAGGAACTTGCCAATTGTTACTCgggttcggtttcgatttcggtccACTCGAATCAATTCACGCTTGTGTGCACGTGCGCGATGCGCGATTATGCTACGATTATGCTGGATGCAGCGAGCGTCACACTGACCAGCCGGTATGTGATAAGCATGATCATGATGCCTGCGGGTGGGTGATCGTTGGGGGCGCACACGGCGAATGCAATGCAATCACACGTTATGTACAGCGGTCGTCGCGGTCGGCGGGTCGCCCCGTTTTGCGGCGCCCGGCCCCGTTCTAATGccccgtttttgtgtgtgcgtgtttatgttttgcttgcgagcgctttctgtttttgttttctatcgatcgatggcgatcgGTTTCGCTATTTGGAAGCAGGGGCCGCTTCCGGTAGCGCCGCC
Coding sequences within it:
- the LOC128268705 gene encoding glucose transporter type 1 isoform X2 yields the protein MATNGDPSMISPPSSISNGPEPQLPPLPPPLRSTQVLQPLSVFPVSTLSQEATYDYVFSGPLDSQALSSTLKLTSPPVRVRPDVYLPFRHAGPPVYRSQSIDSQRSSGVDDGRSSTGTRHSPGSGLKRPRYIGDGTGSLGSRKSDRCDGEDAESLRQLLIELQKQVSVMSMNLSAKLDDLQRGDRHLETTVALCEIRTQLQELTKSVESCQTEVSEVKRDMVAIKHELDTVQQVKEEIEELREYVDRLEEHTHRRKLRLLEQGLTFFLTYAIFAAVLGMLQFGYNTGVINAPEVNIENFMKDVYKDRYGEDISEEFIQQLYSVAVSIFAIGGMLGGFSGGWMANRFGRKGGLLLNNVLGISGACLMGFTKMSHSYEMLFLGRFIIGVNCGLNTSLVPMYISEIAPLNLRGGLGTVNQLAVTVGLLLSQVLGIEQILGTNDGWPVLLGLAICPAVLQLLLLPICPESPRYLLITKQWEEEARKALRRLRASNQVEEDIEEMRAEERAQQSESSISTIELICSPTLRAPLIIGIVMQLSQQFSGINAVFYYSTSLFMSSGLTEESAKFATIGIGAIMVVMTLVSIPLMDRTGRRTLHLYGLGGMFIFSIFITISFLIKEFFGYVQEMIDWMSYLSVVSTLAFVVFFAVGPGSIPWMITAELFSQGPRPSAMAIAVLVNWMANFVVGIGFPSLKTALENYTFLPFSVFLAIFWIFTYKKVPETKNKTFEEILALFRHGNGRSMLNCVNNLEPQSMNSGIEHAALMISEEKTQHDSPASERCSEGARGTQNRTATCAPHHRHQQQVPVCQNTGP